One genomic region from Cetobacterium sp. 8H encodes:
- a CDS encoding sodium-dependent transporter, with product MENIENSVEKNLVDENSRDGFRSKFGFILACIGSAVGMGNIWMFPYRVGQFGGAAFLIPYFLFVLVIGFTGVIGEMTLGRSMETGPLGAFEKAFEQRGLKGGKVIGMIPVIGSLAIAIGYSIVVGWILRYCVTSITGTIMTANAGPFFGQLASDFGSIPWHVAGLVLTFGLMSMGVARGIEKVNKILMPTFFALFIFLAIRIFMLPGSSAGYKYLFNPNWSALGSAKTWVYALGQAFFSLSLAGSGTVVYGSYLSKDEDIVNSALNVSFFDTCAAMLAALVVIPAVFAYGLEPGAGPGLMFVTLPMVFQNMPGGQFISILFFVAVLFAGVTSLMNLFETPIEALQNRLKLSRANSISIIAILAFGIGVFLEGERLSPWMDFVSIYIIPLGALLAGVVIFWICKPGFAREQAQLGRENPIGMWFEPVTKYFFCGIAIAVYIMGILYGGIG from the coding sequence ATGGAGAATATTGAAAATAGCGTAGAAAAAAATCTTGTTGATGAAAATAGCCGTGATGGCTTTAGATCAAAGTTTGGTTTTATATTAGCATGTATCGGTTCAGCTGTAGGCATGGGAAATATTTGGATGTTCCCATACCGTGTTGGACAATTTGGGGGAGCCGCCTTTCTTATTCCATATTTTCTTTTTGTTCTAGTTATTGGGTTCACTGGTGTTATTGGTGAGATGACTCTAGGACGTTCTATGGAAACTGGCCCTCTTGGAGCTTTTGAGAAAGCCTTTGAACAGAGAGGGTTAAAAGGCGGAAAAGTTATTGGAATGATTCCAGTTATAGGATCACTTGCTATTGCAATCGGATACTCTATAGTTGTTGGATGGATTCTAAGATATTGTGTTACTTCTATTACTGGTACTATTATGACTGCTAATGCAGGTCCTTTCTTCGGGCAATTAGCATCAGATTTTGGAAGTATTCCTTGGCATGTAGCTGGACTTGTCCTTACTTTTGGACTTATGTCTATGGGGGTTGCTAGAGGAATTGAGAAAGTTAATAAAATTCTTATGCCAACTTTCTTTGCACTTTTTATTTTTTTAGCTATCCGTATCTTTATGCTTCCTGGGTCTTCTGCGGGATATAAATATCTATTTAATCCTAACTGGTCGGCTCTTGGAAGTGCAAAAACTTGGGTATATGCTCTTGGGCAAGCATTTTTCTCTCTTTCTCTTGCAGGTTCTGGAACTGTTGTTTACGGAAGTTACCTAAGTAAGGATGAAGACATAGTTAACTCCGCTTTAAACGTTTCATTCTTCGATACATGTGCTGCTATGCTGGCTGCATTAGTTGTTATTCCTGCTGTTTTTGCTTATGGACTTGAGCCTGGAGCAGGACCTGGACTTATGTTTGTCACTCTACCTATGGTTTTTCAAAATATGCCTGGTGGGCAATTTATCTCTATTTTATTTTTCGTAGCTGTACTTTTTGCAGGAGTAACATCTCTTATGAATCTATTTGAGACTCCTATTGAAGCTCTGCAAAACAGACTAAAACTTTCTCGTGCTAATTCAATATCTATCATAGCTATTTTAGCTTTTGGAATTGGAGTTTTCTTAGAAGGAGAAAGATTATCTCCGTGGATGGATTTTGTATCTATTTATATTATTCCACTTGGGGCTCTTCTAGCTGGAGTAGTTATTTTCTGGATCTGTAAACCAGGATTTGCTCGTGAGCAGGCTCAATTAGGAAGAGAAAATCCTATTGGTATGTGGTTTGAGCCTGTAACTAAATATTTTTTCTGTGGTATAGCAATTGCTGTTTATATAATGGGAATTCTATACGGAGGAATAGGGTAA
- a CDS encoding CBS domain-containing protein, giving the protein MKLSSYLSERVIIPNIVGNNMNELVEDLLDKVIKNNQSLKLDKHEINKAVLKREEEASTYLGYGVALPHARLENFEDILVVIGFLEKPIKVKNLANQEEDLKVVILVVADVLKGKKILKIMSGISKLALKNRQTLDEIIEKKSATQTIKLLDQANIEIDHNITAEDLFTNLPKPASIKNTLEDIAKRIIMEKVSGIPVVNENNRFLGEITERELIAFGMPKYTTILDDLNFMTIGEPFENYIVNEKTTTIEEIYRKDGVITVDKEASLMEVCYLFMNRGVTRIYVVENGKYLGIILRSDIIRKILHI; this is encoded by the coding sequence ATGAAATTATCCAGTTATCTGTCAGAGAGAGTAATTATTCCAAACATAGTAGGGAATAATATGAATGAATTAGTAGAAGATTTACTAGATAAAGTTATAAAAAACAACCAATCTTTAAAATTAGATAAGCATGAAATCAATAAAGCTGTTCTAAAAAGAGAGGAAGAAGCTTCAACTTATTTAGGTTATGGAGTGGCTCTTCCACACGCAAGACTTGAAAATTTTGAGGATATTTTAGTAGTAATAGGTTTTCTAGAAAAGCCAATCAAAGTAAAAAACCTTGCAAATCAAGAAGAAGATTTAAAAGTAGTAATACTTGTAGTAGCTGATGTTTTAAAAGGAAAAAAAATCCTGAAAATAATGTCTGGAATTTCAAAGTTAGCTCTTAAGAATAGACAAACTTTAGATGAGATTATAGAAAAAAAATCTGCTACACAAACAATAAAATTACTAGACCAAGCAAATATCGAAATAGATCACAATATAACAGCAGAAGACCTTTTTACAAACCTTCCTAAACCAGCATCAATAAAAAATACGTTAGAGGACATTGCCAAAAGAATAATTATGGAAAAAGTTAGTGGAATCCCTGTTGTAAATGAAAATAATAGATTTTTAGGAGAGATTACTGAAAGAGAGCTTATAGCTTTTGGAATGCCTAAATATACAACAATACTAGATGATTTAAACTTCATGACAATAGGAGAGCCTTTTGAAAACTATATTGTAAATGAAAAAACAACAACAATTGAGGAAATATACAGAAAAGATGGTGTTATAACTGTAGATAAAGAAGCTTCTTTAATGGAAGTATGTTATCTGTTTATGAACCGTGGAGTTACAAGAATATATGTCGTGGAAAATGGTAAATATCTTGGAATAATTTTAAGATCTGATATTATAAGAAAAATATTACATATATAA
- a CDS encoding ArsB/NhaD family transporter, protein MVALILGLGIFIAVFYCIITEKVPGAWATMIGGLAMSMVGIFNEEQALHAVASRLEILFLLIGMMIIVNLISETGVFQWFAITLAKLVRGEPFLLIVLLAIVTAVCSAFLDNVTTILLMAPISILLAGELKLNPFPFVITEIMAANIGGNATLIGDPTQLIIGHESGLGFNDFLFNTSPVAIISMVILLINVYFIYGKDFHVSTELKARILEMNPSRSLKDKKLLKEAGIIFSLVILGFVLNNFINKGLAIISLTGAIALVIIAKRKPADILKHVEWDTLFFFIGLFMMVLGIEKINLITIISDKMIQVTKGNFEFATLSIMSISALFTSIIGNVANAATVSKIIDVMAPTFKGVHTDALWWALSFGSCLGGNISILGSATNVVAVGVAAKSGCKIDFVKFLKFGFLIAIQTLIVAGIYLKLRYM, encoded by the coding sequence ATGGTGGCTTTAATTCTAGGGCTAGGAATTTTTATTGCGGTATTCTACTGTATTATAACAGAGAAGGTTCCAGGGGCATGGGCAACAATGATAGGTGGACTTGCAATGTCAATGGTTGGTATATTTAATGAAGAGCAAGCTTTACATGCGGTAGCAAGTAGACTTGAAATTCTTTTTTTACTTATTGGTATGATGATTATAGTTAACTTGATATCTGAAACAGGGGTATTCCAATGGTTTGCAATCACCTTAGCAAAACTTGTTAGAGGGGAACCATTTTTACTGATAGTATTACTCGCTATAGTTACAGCTGTTTGTTCAGCATTCTTAGATAATGTAACAACAATACTACTTATGGCTCCAATATCTATATTACTTGCGGGAGAGTTAAAATTAAACCCATTCCCATTTGTTATAACAGAGATAATGGCTGCAAATATAGGTGGAAATGCAACTTTAATCGGAGACCCAACTCAACTTATCATTGGACATGAAAGTGGACTAGGATTCAATGATTTCTTATTCAATACATCTCCAGTAGCTATTATTTCAATGGTTATACTGTTGATTAATGTATATTTTATCTACGGAAAGGATTTCCATGTTTCAACAGAGTTGAAAGCAAGAATACTTGAGATGAACCCAAGCAGAAGTTTAAAAGATAAAAAACTTTTAAAAGAGGCTGGAATTATATTTTCACTTGTAATCTTAGGATTTGTATTAAATAACTTTATAAACAAAGGACTTGCAATAATATCATTAACAGGAGCTATTGCACTTGTTATTATAGCTAAAAGAAAGCCAGCAGACATATTAAAACATGTTGAATGGGATACACTGTTCTTCTTCATAGGGCTATTTATGATGGTTTTAGGTATAGAAAAGATAAACTTAATCACTATCATTAGTGATAAGATGATTCAAGTTACTAAAGGAAACTTTGAGTTTGCAACTTTATCAATTATGTCAATCTCGGCTTTATTTACATCAATAATAGGAAACGTTGCCAATGCAGCGACTGTTTCTAAGATAATAGATGTAATGGCTCCAACATTTAAAGGGGTTCATACAGATGCACTTTGGTGGGCACTTTCATTTGGATCATGTTTAGGTGGAAATATATCTATACTTGGTTCTGCAACAAACGTAGTTGCTGTGGGAGTTGCTGCAAAGTCAGGATGTAAGATAGATTTTGTTAAATTCTTAAAATTTGGTTTCTTAATAGCTATACAAACACTTATAGTAGCAGGAATCTATTTAAAGTTAAGATATATGTAA
- a CDS encoding tryptophanase, with product MAIKYVPEPFRIKMVETIKMTTPEERAEKIKEANYNLFNLKGEDVYIDLLTDSGTNAMSQDQWAGVMRGDEAYAGASSYFNLVNTAKEVFGYEFIQPVHQGRAAEKVLFPTFLKPGQYAISNMFFDTTRAHVILAGARPLDCVVAEAKDPAKRSKFKGNMDVAKMERLILEHGPEKIGLVVLTITNNSAGGQPVSLQNTREVAALCKKYNIPLDIDAARFAENAYFIKRDEPGCENMSIKEIVKEIFSYADFFTMSAKKDTIVNMGGLIGVKDATKNAEIILKIKANCISFEGFTTYGGLSGRDLEALAIGLLEGIDENFLRYRIGQMEYLAARLDDAGIIYQSPVGGHGVFVDASKIFPNIPYHEYPGQVLAIELYKEAGIRTCDIGSYMLGNDPDTNEQLKADFEFTRLAIPRRVYTQAHIDIMADALIAIKERAHEIQRGYQITWEPPILRHFQASLEPIEK from the coding sequence ATGGCTATCAAGTATGTTCCAGAACCATTTAGAATTAAGATGGTTGAAACTATCAAAATGACTACACCTGAGGAAAGAGCAGAAAAAATCAAAGAGGCAAATTACAATCTTTTCAATTTAAAAGGTGAAGATGTATATATTGACCTACTTACAGATTCAGGTACAAATGCTATGAGTCAAGACCAATGGGCTGGTGTTATGAGAGGTGACGAAGCTTATGCAGGTGCATCGAGCTACTTTAACCTTGTTAACACTGCAAAAGAGGTTTTTGGTTACGAATTTATTCAACCGGTTCACCAAGGAAGAGCTGCTGAAAAAGTTCTTTTCCCTACTTTTTTAAAACCAGGGCAATATGCTATCTCTAATATGTTCTTTGATACAACTAGAGCTCACGTTATTTTAGCCGGTGCTCGTCCTTTAGATTGTGTTGTTGCAGAAGCAAAAGATCCTGCTAAGAGATCTAAATTTAAAGGAAATATGGACGTTGCTAAAATGGAGAGATTGATCCTTGAGCATGGTCCTGAAAAGATTGGACTTGTTGTTTTAACTATCACAAATAACTCAGCTGGAGGGCAACCGGTATCTCTACAAAACACTAGAGAAGTTGCTGCTCTATGTAAAAAGTATAATATCCCATTAGACATTGATGCCGCTCGTTTTGCTGAAAACGCATACTTTATTAAAAGAGATGAGCCTGGATGTGAAAACATGTCTATTAAAGAGATTGTTAAAGAGATCTTCTCATATGCTGATTTCTTTACAATGTCAGCTAAAAAAGATACTATCGTTAACATGGGTGGTTTAATCGGTGTTAAAGATGCCACTAAGAATGCTGAAATAATCTTAAAAATAAAAGCTAACTGTATAAGTTTTGAAGGATTTACAACTTATGGAGGTCTTTCAGGTAGAGATTTAGAAGCTCTTGCTATTGGGCTTTTAGAAGGAATTGACGAGAACTTCTTAAGATATAGAATTGGACAAATGGAGTACTTAGCTGCTCGTTTAGACGACGCAGGTATAATTTATCAGTCTCCAGTTGGAGGGCACGGAGTGTTTGTTGACGCTTCTAAAATCTTCCCAAATATACCTTACCATGAGTATCCAGGACAAGTTCTTGCCATAGAGCTTTATAAAGAAGCTGGAATTAGAACTTGTGATATCGGTTCATATATGTTAGGAAATGATCCTGATACAAATGAACAGTTAAAAGCGGACTTTGAATTTACACGTCTTGCTATCCCTCGTAGAGTTTATACTCAAGCACATATAGATATTATGGCTGATGCTTTAATAGCTATAAAAGAGAGAGCTCATGAGATTCAGCGTGGATATCAAATAACTTGGGAACCACCGATCTTACGTCACTTCCAAGCTTCCCTTGAACCTATTGAAAAATAA